The Vicia villosa cultivar HV-30 ecotype Madison, WI unplaced genomic scaffold, Vvil1.0 ctg.001981F_1_1, whole genome shotgun sequence genomic sequence ggcgccgttgccgtggactgccaaattataagtgaagaatagttcaattgaatttttgttgctctgcaactaaaattatattttttgtcATATTATTTTTCTGATATTTCATTCGCTTATCACTAACAAATCGTCTAATctttttatgcgaggtaaggcctcagcagaatttatttttgacgcagTTCCAGAACGATCACTACGAGCTAGACTTCGAAAAACAAAGCAAGAGCGACTGGAAGCGTTAGAAGAAATTCTGGCAGCTTCtgaatctgataacgaggaaatCCTCTCCATTCattctgagcattcagattcGCAGGCAGAAACGATGGCGGACCCTGTAGAAAGGttgttaggtgattatggtggagcaaatgcaccagctggccggatgacaattgtGAATCAACCGGTGGACGTTGCTCACTTCCAGCTACATCCAGCAACGATTCGACAACTGGAGAAGAAACCATTTTCAggaagaataaatgaagatgctaataagcatttgcaaaggtttcttactatgacaacatctctgaagatagaagggcactctgaagaagccaagaagttggttatgtttccattcacgttagctgatgacgctgaagagtggttctactcattacctgctgggagtattaccacatggcaacaaatggagtctacctttctgaatgagtatttccctgctgctgtttatatccgtaagaggtatgatattgttaattttaaacagAAAGAGGGAGAATCACTCGGAGATGCttataagagattcaagaggttattggtggcatgcccaactcacatcatggatgtcactgaacaaatgcagaattttctgaatggtcttaaGATGAAGACTAAGCAACTGATTGACACAGCATCCGGTGGCTCATCcaacttttcaacagccactggtgttaaaaaaatcatagaagctattgcggccaatgaacacttggagttatatgaccgtagtgttagcCAACCTGAAGGATTAGTGGATATGAAACTGTCAACACAAGTTGTGAAAATAGAAGATCAGGTAGCTGCGGAAGTTGAGCGGAGATTGAAACAGATGGGTCTTGAATAACAAACAGTAgcacaagttcaaccggctcaagcAAGTCAACCGGTAGGGTGTGAgatatgtggaggacctcattttactgttcagtgtgttgctacaactcagcaagtggaggaaataaacttcttgaaacaaaacaatccctactcaaatacctacaatccggggtggaaaaaccATCCGAATTTTTCATGGAAGGACCAAACAGGGAGTGCTCCTAAACAAGGGGTTCTTCCCTATGAAGGTCAACAGTCGCAGCAACAGTatagacctcctcaacaacattatcaacaacattatcaacaacctcagcaacaagCCCCCAcgaaagcagattgggagattgccatcgaaaaaatggcagctcaaagctctcagtttcaagaagaaaggAGGAGTAATTTCCGGAATACGGGTTCCTCCATTAAAAATCTGGATATTCAAATGAATCAAATAGCACAGTAGCTAGCAAACACTCAACAGTCGGGCGCTTTACCAAGTGCTACAGTTACCAATCCTAAAGATCATAATAATGTGAGTGCTATTGTTACTAGGAGCAGTAAAGGGAAAGGTGTAGTTGAAAATAATGACGAGGAAAAGGAACCATTGTTGGAGGTAGACTTAGAGATAAGAGAAAATGAGTCAGAAGCTGAGGAAGTGGTGGTGATGGAACCAACACCGAAAGAGAATGTGGTGGAACAAAAACAGAAGCCGGCAGTAAAACTTCCTTTTCTAGTAAGGAACAAGAAAAAAGGACAACatgagaagaattttgaaaagttcttggagatgttcaagaaGCTGGAGATTAATATCCCATTCTTGGAGGCATTAGAACAAATGCCTACTTATGCAAAATTTATGAAGGAcatcatctccaagaaaataACCATCGATCGTGACCCTATTATTCTAACCGAAacgtgtagtgctattttgcagggtatgaagattccggtgaagaagaaagattgaGGTTCCGTGAAAATTCCTTGTACAATTGGGGATAGGTCATTCAAGAAAGCTCTAattgatttgggagcaagtgtgagCCTTATGCCGTTATCTATCTACAAGAGATTGGGGATAGGTAATGTacaagatacaagaatgacactccagTTTGCTGACCACTCTGTTAAAAGACCTTATGGGATAGTGGAAGACGTGCTTGTGAAAATTGACAAATTTGTGTTCCCAATATATTTTGTAATTCTAGAGATGCCGGAAGATGAGGAGATCCCTATTATTTTAGGAAGGCCATTTTTAGAGACAGGGCGATGTTTGATAGACATTGAAGAAGGCACAATGACTCTgaaggtttatgatgaagagATAAAGATTGATGTGCGCAACACCATGAAGTACAAGGACGATATAGCAACTAGTCAACATATTGAGGTGATTGATCAAATTTGTACTAATGAGAATTCTTTGAACATACAACAATTACCCTTGGAAAAAGTGTTGAGCTCGTCTGTTTGCGACAAAGAGGAAGCTGCTGATGAAAGAGAAGTGGAAGTAGTGGCTATGATGGAAGCAAGTCCCATATTCAAAAGTTCTAGACAAAACCGGTGGGAGGATCTTAGACAACCTTTGGTTGAAGGAAAGAAGGAGGAGCCTAAGAAGGGGGCTGAATTAAAACAACTCCCGGagaatttaaaatatgttttccttgatgCTGAAAGTAGGTGTCCGGCCATCATAAACTCGGACCTTGAACGGTTGCAGGAACTTAAGCTAGTAGAAGTGTTAAAGAAACATAAAAGTGCCATGGGATGGTCTATTGAAGATTTAAAAGGGATCAGTCCTACAATGTGAATGCATAAATcctcatggaagatgatcacaagcCAGTGGTCCAACCTCAGAGGCGTCTGAACCCAGCCATGAAAGAGGTAGTGAGAAAAGAAGTTGTGAAACTTTTAGATGCTGGGATGATTTACCCGatatctgatagtgcttgggtAAGCCCGGTTCATGTTGTGCCCAAGAAGGGAGGGACAACCgtaataaaaaatgagaagaatgagttgattcctacaAGGACTGTTACAGGGTGGAGAGTATGCATTGACTACAGGAGACTGAACCTAGCAAccagaaaagatcacttcccgctGCCTCGACGGGTATTTTGGATATAATCAGATTGCAGTAGCACCAGAAGACCAAGAAAAGACCGCGTTTACATGTCCCTTTGGTGTTTTTGCCTACAGAAGGATGCCATTCGGGTTGTGTAATGCTCCGGccacttttcaaagatgcatgcaagcgatttttgatgatatgcttgaaaaacacatggaggtcttcatggatgatttttcagtctttggtaagTCATTTGACAATtgcttaactaaccttgctcttgttttagaaagatgtcaacagaccaatttgatcttgaattgggaaaaatgccattttatgGTCCGTGAAGGAATAGTTCTTGGACATAAGATTTCCTACAAAGGAATCGAAGTGGACCAAGCGAAGGTTGAAGTCATCTCGAAGCTGCCACCTCCGATGAACGAAAAAGGTATCagaagtttcttaggacatgcggggttttaccgtaggttcataagagacttttcaaaaattgcaaaaccCTTAACTACTCTTTTGGTTAAGGATAAAAATTTCACTTTTGATGCTGAATGTGCGGTGGCTTTTGAGACAATTAAGAAGAAATTAGTCTCGGCACCCATTGTTGTagcccctgattggtctctaccttttgagatcatgtgtgacgcGACTGATATTGCTGTAGGGGCGGTTTTAGGACAGCGGAGAGAGAAATTGCTTCATGTTATATATTATGCTAGTCATGTTTTGAACCCCGCACAGATTAATTATGCGACTaccgagaaggagttgctagctgttgtttatgccttcgataaattcaggcaatatctgttggggtcTAGAGTCATCGTTTATACTGACCATTctgctttgaagtatctctttgctaaacaggactctaagccaagacttttgaggtggatcttactccttcaggagtttgatgttGAAATTCGAGACAAGAAGGGGTGTGAAAACACCGTAGCTGACCACTTATCTCGAATGACACCAATAGACGAGACAGAAGAAAAGCGCCCAATCAAGGATGAGTTCGCCGATGAACACATCCTGGCAATGACTGGTGTACCTTGGTTCGCAGATTATGCAAACTATATTGTCGGTGGTATCATCCCCGACGACTTTGACTCTAATAGAAGAAAAAAGTTTGTTCATGACTGCAAGTTTTATCTATGGGACGATCCGTTCCTATATAAAAGAGGAGTTGATGGTTTGATCAGAAGATGTGTACCTGAGATAGAGCAAGAAGAAGTGTTGATAGCATGTCATGCTTCGGATTATGGGGGACATTTCAGTGGTGATCGAACAGCAGCTAAGATTCTACAATCTGGTTTATATTGGCCAACTGTGTTTAAGGACCCCCAAGAGCTTGTGAGGAATTGTGACAAGTGTCAGAGGACAGGGAACATATCCAAAAGAAACCAGATGCCTCAGAACTCAATGTTGGAAGTGGAGTTGTTCGATGTTTGGggtatagacttcatgggaccatttCCACCTTCATTTGGGAAAAATTATATTCTAGTAGCTGTGGATTATGTGTCAAAATGGGTCGAGGTTGTTGCTCTACCGTCAAACGATGCCAAGGTTGTGGTgaagtttttgaaagaaaacatcTTTGCTAGATTTGGAGTACCGAGAGCTCTCATAAGTGATGAAGGAACGCACTTCTTGAATCATCTCATGGAACGGTTACTCCAAAAATACAATGTTAAACACAAGATAGCCACAGCTTATCATCCTCAAACAAGTGGACAGGTTGAAGTTTCAAACAGGCAACTCAAGCAAATTTTGGAAAAGACGATGAGTGCCTCTCGGGAGGATTGGGCTATCAAGCTGGATGATGCACTGTGGGCATACAGGACCGCTTTCAAAACACCAATCGAAATGTCACCGTATCAACTTGTGTATGGGAAAGCATTCCATTTGCCTTTGgaattagaacataaggcatTTTGGGCATCGAAGTTTCTTAATATGGATCTATCTAAAGCGAAAAACTCTAGACTTCTTCAACTCCACGAGTTAGAAGAATTCCGAAACCAAGCGTATGAAAATGCGAAGATCtataaagagaaaacaaaaaggtGGCATGATGGGAGAATCCAACATAAGGAGTTCTGGGAAGGACAACTAGTTCTCTTATACAATTCAAGGCTAAGACTCTTCCCAGGAAAGTTGAAATCAAAGTGGTCGGGATCGTTTATGGTTCACAAAGTTTTTCCTCATGGAGCTATAGAGATAAAAAATCAAGCGAATGGGGATATTTTCAAAGTGAATGGGCATAGGCTCAAACCATATTACCAAGGTCAACCGGGCGGAAGGATTGAAGTTGTTCGTTTTGAAGGATGAAATGaacaaccgtcgagccatgcgacgttaaacgaagcgcttcgtgggaggcaacccacgggattTATGTTTAAcagtttttttgtgtttttctttatgTTATTATATAGGTACAAACAAGGTGTTTCATGGAGCAAGAAGCGGGTCGAAAAGATTCAAGTTTGGAAGAACCAGagctgtgacacgggcacccgtgtcatgggacacggccgtgtcacaggccctggaggaaagaaaaaaaaagagtggAATTGAGAAAACCAGagttgtgacacgggcacccgtgtcatgggacacggtcGTGTCACAAACCCTGGAGACAAATTATTTTGGAATTTCAGTTTTTGAAGGATCAGGggcctgacacgggcacccgtgtcatgggacacggccgtgtcaggagGGTGCGTAgaattttttccaaaatttcGTTTTTCACTTGGTGGgccccatttattttaaaatcccacCTCTTAAACCACCCAATTACACATCATCTTATACTCTCTTTCTCCACTATTATTCACCTTCTCTCTCACttttctttcatcttcttcatctccaaCCCTAGCCTCCATTAAACCCACACACAAAACCTCCAAGTTCTACCTCCAATCTTCATCTTTTTGCAATCCGTCTTCACAAAAGTTCATCCTCTCATCATCCAAATCACTAATCTCTAATTTATTTTTGCTTTCACCGAAGGTTTGTGTTTTCGAATTTTTGTAGGTTGCAAGGATGCCTCCAAGGAAAGCGGTACCAAGAAGAGACACTGCTGGGACATCTAGACCCGCACAAAGAACACGAAGAGAGGGGAACAATGATGGAATAACGTTCCGAAAGGACACTCACCGAGAAAGGTATAATGCTCATCTTCGTAGGAAGATTTTACCGACAAGGTATGTTTGCGATGACACTACTGAAAGTCTAGGAATCAAAACTGAGATTCATCGTATGTTCCATGCTTTAGGTTTGTTAAGATTAATTAAGTTTGAGGCCCCTACTTTTGAACGGTTAACATATGAATTTCTGAGCACTCTTGAATTTGAGATGAAACTGAAAACGAACAGGTTGGAACCCGAGCATTACGGGACGTTAAAATTCCGAATGTTTGATATTGATCATGAATTAACCTTGGAGGAGTTTGGGGAAGCTTTAAGAGTACCGAGTTCGGGTGCGGGGCGAGCACCGAACTCTTTTAACCCCGAAACATTTTGGATAGCCATCACCGGTAGGGAATCTTATTGCCCAAAAGGGGCAAAGGCTACAAGCATCCAAAACCCTTGCTTCCGATATGCCCAGAAGGCTCTGGCATATACTCTCTTTGGTAGAGGTGATAGCCCGGGCATAGCTTCCATTCGGGAGTTATATTTCTTATATTGTATGGCTGAACAAAAACCGCTAAATGTGGCCGGTTTCATAGCGGACCATTTGAAAAAGGTGAGTAGGGCTAAATCCGGTGATATTTCTGTTGGTGGTATTATTACCGCTTTGGCGGAAGGTTTGGGGTATGGTGCAGAGCTGCGGAATCTTCCAGAGATAAATCCGcgtattttaaaaattgatatggCTGCGTTGATTAAGCAAGGAATGATATCTGTACAACCCCAAACTTTCTCCTCAATGATTCATGGGGTGCATATTTTAGAATTACCTAATCCTCACCGTGTGTCTGTTTATGATAGGACTAACTGGTTGTATACGAGCACCACCCCAACTGGGGAAGGTGACATGGATTTGGAATTTTTGGATGCAGGTGGTGAAGATTATGACACGGAGCATCATGAGGAAGCTGAACAAACTGGTCCGCCTCCAAGTGGATTTGGGGAGGGCACATCTCAAATGCCACAGGACCAATGGGGATGGATGCATTCTGAGGTCGAGTACCTGAGGGCGGAACAAACTCGCCAAGGTGAGGAGCTATTAAGGCAAGGCCTAGAGCAAACCCGCCAAGGAGAGGAGCAGACCCGACAAGGGGCTTCCATTTATAACATTCAGGAAATGATGCAACGCATGATGTTGCAATTTCCGTATCCTCCACCGCCGCCTCAGTAAGCTCTGTAAGTTTCCCTCATGCTTGCGTATCCATTGAGGACAATGTCAAATCCAAGTGTGGGGGAAgttctctttcattttatttttgtttttgttatttctattctattttcttgttttatgtgTGTTTTGAGTTTTTGTTAACCAGGATGAGTGTAATTCCAAAGAAAAGAATTGTGAGAATATAGGTGAAAAAGGAGGAAGACGCACCTTATATTGGCTTCCGGGGCACCTGTGAAAGTTGGCACaactgaagaaaaaaaatgtgagacGCAACTTGATGGTGCCAAGTGAAGGAGTCTAGAGCAACCTGAACCGGACACGAAGTTGTACAAGATGGAGACCATTTTTGAACCTGTATGTAATGCCAAACCTGTGAGGATATATAAAGCCAAACACTTCAATTCATCATGAGAGAGCATCGGGTATGGCATCATCActctaattttgcatttgttcttcatatagtaCGCACATCGATCccacacactgaggcatttatttattttttctttaacccTGAGCCTTTCGCACCCAACCTTGTTGTTTATCATCCTTTGTAACCATCTTTAACCATCAtccatgtttttctttttcttattcgcAATCCCttttgtttcctttatttttgGTGTTAACTATAAGTCCGAGTCCGATTGAAAAAGTTAAGTTTGGGGTAACCAAGTCCGGTGACAAAAGAATGAGGCAAgtgtgaaaaagaaaataaaaaaaagagaacacATGAAAAGAGATgtgttgtaaaaaaaaatatatgaaaaaaaaatgatttcgatACACACTTGCCATCATGTAAAGAAGTTAAGAGTCCGGAAAGCAGAAAAAATCGCTAAAAACCCCAAACACGATGTAATGTGCAAAATGATATCGGACTAATTAGTTAATACCGAACCATAAACCATAGTACCCACTTTCTTTGTTTATCCTACCTATCCTAAGCCCCGTTGCAACCCGTAAGTCCTCGAAAAGTGTGTGTTATTGATAGTGTGGAAGTGTGTTAGAATGTTTACAAAACAAAGGGTAGATATGTATGCCTTGATGAGCGAGTGAAACACTTAACCCCGAGAGAAGTTGTGAGAGTGTGATTGAGCTTGCAGGTAAAAGAATGAGTCAACATTGAAGTACAATGGAAAAGTTCGGGGAGGGGAATCGAACACTTTGATGCAAAGTAAttatcaagtgtggaagcatcAGTTGTGTTAAGGAGAATAAGAAAAATTCATAGGTGTCCGCTTGTTTTCTcgtccatcacttgaggacaagtaatgagctaagtttggggttgtgatcggccaccaatttcaccttgtttctatgttctgatcaatggaaaaacacttcatccggtggtaatttaagttattttagtCTTGTTATTGTTAGTTTTGCTTAGTTTTATATTTGAGTTGTATGtgttatgtaacacccttctaaaaacccccgcgaaatataaataaatcagagtaatttacagcaaggatgttacaattaataaaaatagataaaactccaagtcgtttatcatgctttattaaaccaaatatcaaaacatgtgtttagcacagcggaaactcatttcaacaatgttaagaaacatatccaaacaaaatcaacaatacataatccataaccaataatAGCAACAACGTATATCGAGTAtctctaagactatcgacccccagtgttacaagatcagagcatgaccgacacgactccacataaccggataaactctacgagtcatcctcactgatcgcttaaaccgctacttcaatctgaaatcatcaaagtaagggtgagactacatcataattaaatagcattataaatcatcagatatagaatttcataagcaattatccaccctacttagcatattcagatttatcaattcatacaaatcacaagcacaaatcaaaagtatgcaccaataacaccacacaatcataacaccggatttcatcctgacatgtcacaatttatacaaagaccatgcagactcttatgcatgtggtaccaaaattcgtgaatcacatcacaggacttctctctttgatacttccctctagtcgctcacaccccacatgggcacacgaccactgcctcatcgctcacaccccacatgggcacacgatgacttcctgctaatctccgcacaatgggaattagccttccaatgcaaatgatttatgaatgaatgcacacatgtcacatacttatatcatcatcaatccgatgcttaacatcgctttaccacataactcaacatagttatcaccaacaagtatgtacatgtattatgcatcattcaaaacaaatcactcatcatcattcatcaaaacacatgataacaacatttaccatgaataacatccatctacatcatcattcatcaaaacgcatgataacaacatttaccatgaataacatccatctacatcatcattcatcaaaacacatgataatcatatttaccacgaacaacatctatttgcataacaagcaaaagcaatcacattataacaacacacatcattgcacatattcaattatgcaaacaacaattcattgcacctcatcaactatacaAAACGAGAACAAACCACACTTGAAGAAAACgacacttttcaaaataaaatcaagttattatttttttctttatttcatatggta encodes the following:
- the LOC131637372 gene encoding uncharacterized protein LOC131637372, coding for MRGKASAEFIFDAVPERSLRARLRKTKQERLEALEEILAASESDNEEILSIHSEHSDSQAETMADPVERSSKGKGVVENNDEEKEPLLEVDLEIRENESEAEEVVVMEPTPKENVVEQKQKPAVKLPFLVRNKKKGQHEKNFEKFLEMFKKLEINIPFLEALEQMPTYAKFMKDIISKKITIDRDPIILTETSFKKALIDLGASVSLMPLSIYKRLGIGNVQDTRMTLQFADHSVKRPYGIVEDVLVKIDKFVFPIYFVILEMPEDEEIPIILGRPFLETGRCLIDIEEGTMTLKVYDEEIKIDVRNTMKYKDDIATSQHIEVIDQICTNENSLNIQQLPLEKVLSSSVCDKEEAADEREVEVVAMMEASPIFKSSRQNRWEDLRQPLVEGKKEEPKKGAELKQLPENLKYVFLDAESRCPAIINSDLERLQELKLVEVLKKHKSAMGWSIEDLKGISPTM